In Methanosarcina barkeri MS, a single window of DNA contains:
- a CDS encoding right-handed parallel beta-helix repeat-containing protein: protein MKIKAYFSVVFVYLILIAGTAEAATVTVSKNGEANYSIIQEAINNVKDGNTILVYNGNFTENVIVNKSVSIKSNSGNPDDTIIQASNPGKHIFNVTEDNVTISGFKITGASNFVTSPTAGVHLEGVNNSIISNNKLSNNVIGIDLQSSDHNMLSKNTVSDNERGISLTNSNDNDLINNDAFDNRFGIYFWGSKNNILSYNNASSNEGDGIWIEDGSNNNTLRNNMVSNSDDGILLTESSNNNTMSGNNVTLSLVGVQITDSNNNTVKNNFISNNSRIGISIIRNSSNNTVKDNFLSNNSESIVTESSTNQIYNNKIKEGKIHDTNASQIAFIYPFLTVVIFGITFVFLRIE, encoded by the coding sequence ATGAAAATTAAAGCTTATTTTTCAGTGGTGTTTGTTTATCTAATATTAATTGCAGGCACCGCAGAAGCAGCTACGGTCACAGTGAGCAAAAATGGTGAAGCGAATTACTCAATAATTCAGGAAGCTATCAATAACGTAAAAGATGGCAATACAATTCTTGTTTACAATGGAAACTTCACGGAAAATGTGATTGTTAATAAATCTGTGTCCATAAAATCTAACTCTGGCAATCCAGATGATACTATAATTCAGGCTTCCAATCCTGGAAAACATATCTTCAATGTGACTGAGGATAACGTAACTATCAGTGGCTTTAAAATTACTGGTGCCAGTAACTTTGTTACATCTCCAACCGCCGGAGTACATCTCGAAGGAGTTAATAACAGCATTATTAGTAACAACAAATTATCAAACAACGTAATTGGTATAGATCTCCAGAGTTCCGATCATAACATGCTAAGCAAGAACACTGTTTCTGATAATGAGAGAGGTATTAGTCTTACAAATTCTAACGACAATGATCTCATCAATAATGATGCTTTTGACAACCGATTTGGCATCTACTTTTGGGGTTCCAAAAATAATATTTTGAGTTATAATAATGCAAGTTCGAACGAAGGAGACGGTATCTGGATTGAAGATGGCAGTAATAACAACACACTGAGAAATAACATGGTCTCAAATAGTGATGACGGTATTCTACTTACTGAATCCAGCAATAACAACACAATGTCAGGTAACAATGTAACTTTGAGCCTTGTTGGAGTTCAAATAACTGATTCCAACAATAATACGGTCAAAAATAATTTTATATCAAACAACAGCCGTATTGGAATTTCAATAATAAGGAATTCCAGTAATAATACAGTTAAAGATAATTTCCTATCAAATAACAGTGAAAGTATCGTAACGGAAAGCTCTACCAACCAAATCTACAATAACAAAATTAAGGAAGGAAAAATCCATGATACGAACGCTTCACAGATAGCATTTATCTATCCTTTCCTGACAGTTGTTATATTTGGAATAACATTTGTATTCTTGAGAATAGAGTAA
- a CDS encoding 30S ribosomal protein S6e — MANFKVVVSDPKEGRAYQIDVKDAEANALIGKSIGDVVDGAVFGLSGYKVKLTGGCDGSGFVMKPDLLGPRRQRILMAVGVGYTPKHPGQRRRKMVRGKEVAPDIVQINAKVVEYGSKSIKALLGLEAPEEAPEEAPAE, encoded by the coding sequence ATGGCTAATTTCAAAGTTGTAGTTTCTGACCCAAAGGAAGGGCGTGCTTACCAGATCGATGTAAAAGACGCTGAAGCAAACGCATTAATCGGAAAGTCAATAGGCGACGTTGTTGATGGTGCTGTTTTCGGCCTGTCCGGTTACAAAGTAAAGCTAACTGGCGGTTGTGATGGCAGTGGTTTTGTTATGAAACCTGACCTTCTAGGTCCCAGAAGACAAAGAATCCTGATGGCAGTAGGTGTTGGCTATACCCCTAAACATCCAGGACAACGCAGGAGAAAGATGGTCCGTGGCAAAGAAGTTGCTCCTGACATTGTCCAGATTAATGCAAAAGTCGTTGAGTATGGGAGCAAATCCATAAAAGCTCTTCTCGGTCTCGAAGCCCCGGAAGAAGCTCCAGAAGAAGCTCCGGCAGAGTAA
- a CDS encoding 50S ribosomal protein L24e yields MEQRKCYFCGKMLEPGTGKLYVKKDGSTYYIHSSKCMSNFNLGRLPRRTEWTEKGKIQLKKA; encoded by the coding sequence ATGGAACAGAGAAAATGCTATTTCTGCGGGAAGATGCTGGAGCCCGGAACCGGTAAGCTCTACGTCAAGAAAGACGGTTCTACCTACTACATTCACTCTTCCAAGTGTATGAGTAACTTCAATCTGGGTAGGCTTCCAAGACGTACCGAATGGACTGAAAAAGGTAAAATCCAGTTGAAGAAAGCATAA
- the infB gene encoding translation initiation factor IF-2 produces the protein MADKKNLRTPIVCVMGHVDHGKTTLLDKIRGTAIVSGEAGAITQHIGATEVPIDVIINKLGDPRLRDRFIVPGLLFIDTPGHHAFTTLRSRGGALADLAIVVVDINEGFKPQTYESLQILKRFKTPFVVVANKIDRIGGWVSQKDLPFAVTFKKQSEDVQARLETKLYEVIGELYNQGFAAERYDRVTNFQKTLGVVPVSAMTGEGIPDVLMVLLGLAQKFLEANLHYSAKGPGVGTVLEVKEEKGLGATLDVILYDGTLKKGDTVVIGSLGKPIQTKVRALLKPRELSEMRYESKFKQVNKVTAAVGVKISAPGLEGALAGSPIRVANEDTLDEIVDQIKSEIDEVRIDTGAVGIMIKADTLGSLEALVHEFQKDEISIRKAEVGDISHRDAIEASTVEDPLYSVIIGFNVKVHPDARDFLQESTVKVFTSDVIYRLVEDYQKYVKEQQEQAEKKIFETIIRPGKFKILPGCIFRQSKPAVVGIRVLGGVVRTNADVMLENGNVVGKIKGLQIEGENIPSAGIGKEVAMAIEGATVGRQIKEEDVLYVNVPERHAKVLEHEIYDSLSTDEKETLDIFLSLKRKDNPFWAK, from the coding sequence ATGGCCGACAAGAAAAATTTGAGGACTCCTATAGTCTGCGTGATGGGGCACGTCGACCACGGGAAAACGACTCTGCTGGACAAGATCAGGGGTACTGCAATTGTCAGTGGAGAAGCCGGCGCTATCACCCAGCATATTGGGGCAACTGAAGTTCCAATAGATGTAATTATCAACAAGCTTGGAGACCCAAGGCTTCGGGATAGGTTCATAGTGCCAGGACTGCTCTTTATTGATACACCTGGACATCATGCCTTTACAACTCTAAGGAGCAGGGGAGGCGCTCTTGCCGATCTTGCAATCGTTGTAGTGGACATAAACGAAGGTTTCAAGCCTCAGACCTACGAAAGCCTGCAGATCTTAAAGCGGTTCAAAACTCCTTTTGTTGTTGTTGCGAATAAGATTGACAGGATTGGCGGCTGGGTTTCACAAAAAGACCTGCCTTTTGCGGTCACTTTCAAAAAACAGTCTGAGGACGTCCAGGCCCGGCTTGAGACAAAGCTCTATGAAGTAATCGGTGAATTATACAACCAGGGTTTTGCAGCAGAACGGTACGATAGGGTCACAAACTTCCAGAAAACCCTGGGTGTAGTGCCTGTAAGTGCCATGACAGGCGAAGGAATTCCTGATGTCCTGATGGTACTTTTAGGCCTGGCTCAGAAATTCCTTGAAGCAAACCTGCATTACAGTGCCAAAGGTCCCGGAGTCGGCACTGTGCTTGAGGTCAAGGAAGAAAAAGGGCTTGGTGCAACCCTGGATGTTATCCTTTATGACGGCACTCTGAAAAAGGGCGATACTGTTGTTATCGGAAGCCTGGGAAAACCAATCCAGACAAAAGTCCGTGCTCTCTTAAAGCCGAGGGAACTTTCTGAGATGCGTTATGAGAGCAAGTTCAAGCAGGTGAACAAGGTTACTGCTGCGGTTGGAGTTAAGATTTCAGCTCCAGGGCTCGAAGGTGCACTCGCAGGTTCTCCAATAAGGGTTGCTAACGAAGATACTCTTGACGAGATTGTAGACCAGATAAAATCCGAGATAGATGAGGTCAGGATTGATACTGGTGCGGTCGGAATTATGATCAAAGCCGATACTCTCGGCTCCCTTGAAGCCCTTGTCCATGAGTTCCAGAAAGATGAGATCTCCATCAGGAAAGCCGAAGTAGGAGATATCTCACACCGGGACGCAATTGAGGCTTCGACAGTTGAAGACCCGCTCTATTCGGTGATTATAGGTTTCAATGTCAAAGTTCACCCTGACGCCAGAGATTTCCTGCAGGAAAGCACTGTGAAGGTATTCACAAGTGACGTGATTTACCGCCTGGTTGAAGATTACCAGAAATATGTAAAAGAGCAGCAGGAACAGGCTGAAAAGAAGATTTTCGAAACAATAATCCGTCCGGGAAAATTCAAAATCCTTCCTGGCTGCATATTCCGCCAGAGTAAACCCGCAGTTGTCGGCATAAGAGTGCTTGGCGGAGTCGTGCGCACAAATGCCGATGTGATGCTTGAAAACGGAAACGTTGTAGGCAAGATCAAAGGCCTGCAGATCGAAGGAGAGAATATTCCGTCTGCAGGAATAGGCAAAGAGGTTGCAATGGCAATTGAAGGTGCAACCGTAGGCAGGCAGATCAAAGAGGAGGACGTGCTCTATGTCAACGTGCCTGAGAGGCATGCCAAAGTTCTTGAGCACGAGATATACGATTCCCTTTCAACCGATGAAAAGGAAACTCTTGATATTTTTCTTTCCCTGAAAAGAAAAGATAATCCTTTCTGGGCAAAATAA
- a CDS encoding M28 family metallopeptidase: MGRKLANLVITFLILVLLSETVFAHDYHVLSSDFHEINETNSCSEKIVYNISYSGWNDSPDKTISLLSKLSEEPLSVPLDISQTRIENSTRIISSFGERKIGSKNAAEASLFIKNEMENAGLHVSFDNFSVRVRTRNFNYWNVSGANVVGVKEGNVLKDEIILVTAHYDSRILVPPKSGLRGFFDSRVKRPYFWPVWSDTYVCESANGTGADDNAGGVACMLELAKALQNKSLNRTIYFIAFSGEESNLLGSQAWVEAHPELKDNIVAVVNLDCVGNEPLCVCYLPQYAWLKDIFENEARNSGVRIQSALIERGDHEIFWENHIPAVVLCHHNYKSHDNFHKLSDTVDNIDFSVIRNASTLAARSVIYLADPDENQAPLVNVSNPEISEASFELIYNVSDPESTVEVFFDNQSLGNLRSGRTFSLPVGGHTIKVLATDRYGNRGTESINVVNKEKQSRSSEPPHQEIECSENEVTYVIGYPENYMDSNRTLYYYLDDFGPLDPENLFVLTPGSHNLKIWFENENGTLFMENKTSDFRKYSMERVQVDNPFMDRRNPLIFVSGVVAILAAFAFYGKWIIKRFSDPKVSKDEKK, translated from the coding sequence ATGGGCAGAAAATTAGCAAACCTAGTTATTACTTTTTTAATCTTAGTTTTACTTTCGGAAACCGTATTTGCCCATGATTACCATGTACTTTCTTCTGATTTTCATGAAATTAATGAAACAAATAGTTGTTCAGAAAAAATTGTATACAATATTTCGTACTCTGGCTGGAATGATAGTCCGGACAAGACAATTTCCCTGCTCTCAAAATTAAGTGAAGAACCTCTATCAGTTCCGCTTGACATTTCCCAAACAAGAATCGAAAACTCAACCCGGATCATATCTTCTTTTGGGGAAAGAAAAATCGGAAGCAAAAACGCTGCCGAAGCTTCTCTATTCATAAAAAATGAGATGGAAAACGCAGGTCTGCATGTCTCTTTTGATAATTTTTCCGTAAGGGTGCGCACAAGGAATTTCAATTACTGGAATGTGAGTGGAGCAAACGTTGTGGGAGTTAAAGAGGGAAATGTCCTTAAAGATGAGATTATTCTCGTAACTGCACATTATGATTCAAGAATACTTGTACCTCCTAAATCCGGTCTACGAGGTTTTTTTGATTCCAGGGTCAAAAGGCCCTATTTCTGGCCGGTCTGGTCCGATACTTACGTTTGCGAATCGGCCAATGGAACAGGAGCGGATGATAATGCAGGTGGAGTTGCCTGCATGCTTGAACTTGCAAAGGCATTGCAGAATAAGTCATTAAACAGGACAATATATTTCATTGCTTTTTCCGGAGAAGAGTCTAATCTTCTTGGCAGCCAGGCATGGGTTGAAGCCCATCCTGAGCTGAAAGACAATATTGTTGCAGTTGTTAATCTCGACTGCGTAGGAAACGAACCTCTTTGCGTATGCTATCTTCCCCAGTATGCCTGGCTTAAAGATATTTTTGAAAATGAAGCAAGAAATTCGGGGGTTAGAATTCAATCTGCACTTATAGAAAGAGGAGATCATGAAATCTTTTGGGAAAACCACATTCCTGCAGTAGTCCTTTGCCACCACAATTACAAAAGTCATGATAATTTCCACAAATTGAGCGATACGGTTGATAATATCGATTTTTCGGTTATCAGGAATGCAAGTACTCTGGCTGCCAGAAGTGTTATTTATCTGGCAGATCCAGATGAGAATCAGGCTCCTCTTGTTAATGTCTCCAATCCGGAGATTTCAGAAGCCTCATTTGAACTCATCTATAACGTCTCCGACCCCGAGAGTACTGTGGAAGTCTTTTTTGACAATCAGAGCCTGGGAAATCTCCGATCAGGCAGGACTTTTTCGCTTCCTGTAGGAGGACATACCATCAAGGTTCTGGCAACCGATCGTTATGGAAATAGAGGCACCGAAAGCATAAATGTTGTAAATAAGGAAAAACAAAGCAGAAGTTCTGAACCTCCTCATCAGGAAATAGAGTGCTCTGAGAATGAGGTAACATATGTAATCGGTTACCCAGAAAATTACATGGACTCAAACAGAACTCTTTATTATTACCTGGATGATTTCGGGCCTCTGGATCCCGAAAATCTTTTTGTTCTCACCCCTGGTAGTCACAATTTAAAGATATGGTTTGAAAATGAAAACGGAACTTTGTTCATGGAAAATAAAACTTCTGATTTTAGAAAATATTCCATGGAACGAGTCCAGGTAGATAACCCATTCATGGATCGTAGAAATCCTCTTATCTTTGTCTCGGGTGTAGTTGCAATTTTGGCTGCTTTTGCATTTTATGGAAAGTGGATAATAAAGAGATTTTCGGATCCAAAGGTCTCTAAAGATGAAAAGAAATAG
- the ndk gene encoding nucleoside-diphosphate kinase — translation MEQTYVMVKPDGVQRGLVGEIISRIEKRGLKIVALRMNVISEATAKEHYSEHAAKPFFPGLVGFITSGPSVSMVVEGKDAIRVMRAINGATNPVDAAPGTIRGDFALDVGRNVVHASDSPEAAAREIAIHFKDSEIGNYSRIDEVCLYE, via the coding sequence ATGGAACAGACATACGTTATGGTAAAGCCTGACGGAGTCCAGCGCGGGCTGGTAGGAGAAATAATCTCCAGAATCGAGAAGCGAGGTCTGAAAATCGTTGCCCTCAGAATGAACGTTATCAGTGAAGCCACTGCAAAAGAGCATTACAGTGAACATGCGGCCAAGCCTTTCTTCCCCGGCCTTGTCGGATTCATAACGTCGGGACCTTCAGTTTCAATGGTAGTTGAAGGAAAAGATGCAATTCGAGTTATGAGGGCTATAAACGGGGCTACAAATCCTGTAGATGCAGCTCCCGGAACAATCCGTGGGGATTTTGCTCTGGATGTAGGCAGAAATGTAGTTCATGCTTCCGATTCCCCAGAAGCTGCTGCAAGGGAAATTGCAATTCACTTTAAGGACTCCGAAATCGGGAACTATTCCAGGATTGACGAGGTCTGTCTGTACGAATAA
- a CDS encoding outer membrane lipoprotein-sorting protein — MTTMKKFSSIFVLTFIVVALFASGCAEKDLSAEQIASQMMDKENNTRDYSYTMHMTSYFGGETKESESKTMFKKPNMIKSIVTEPGKENQTVSVSDGNILWSYTPDTNTVTKIKISKTSELTKNDYTNIIDDFLNDTNVTVLGVENVDGRKTYLLETTPKENDGDYELIYKTKIWVDQETWMPLRYETYNGDGNRTMKLEIQDLQVNTGLPDSEFKFEVPEGAKIVDLGEIKPPEKLSLEEARKEASFKILTPEYLPEGYEFNNSMVYNNSQFSPENQSFETVEITYTKDEAFISLAETVSTNQSSDSTIMDRGEDIQINGIDGKYLSMGKTKLLMWKLGEVNLSLCSSLEKDEMLKIAESISEKA; from the coding sequence ATGACAACAATGAAAAAATTTAGCTCAATATTTGTTCTGACTTTCATAGTTGTAGCCCTCTTTGCTTCAGGCTGCGCGGAAAAAGACCTGAGTGCAGAACAAATTGCATCCCAGATGATGGATAAAGAGAATAATACTCGAGATTATTCATATACAATGCATATGACCTCTTACTTTGGAGGAGAAACCAAAGAATCAGAATCCAAAACTATGTTCAAAAAGCCTAATATGATTAAAAGTATTGTAACAGAGCCCGGTAAAGAAAATCAAACCGTAAGTGTTTCAGATGGGAATATCTTGTGGAGTTATACCCCAGATACCAATACGGTCACAAAAATAAAAATTTCCAAAACTTCCGAACTTACGAAAAATGACTATACCAATATCATAGATGATTTCCTGAACGATACTAATGTAACAGTACTTGGAGTTGAGAATGTAGATGGAAGAAAAACTTATCTGCTGGAAACAACTCCGAAAGAAAACGATGGAGATTACGAGCTTATATACAAGACAAAAATTTGGGTAGATCAGGAAACATGGATGCCTCTCAGGTATGAGACATATAATGGCGATGGAAATCGAACCATGAAATTGGAAATTCAAGACCTGCAGGTTAACACAGGACTTCCAGATTCGGAGTTTAAATTCGAGGTCCCAGAAGGCGCAAAAATAGTAGACTTAGGAGAAATTAAGCCTCCTGAAAAATTGAGCCTTGAAGAAGCCAGAAAGGAAGCCAGTTTTAAGATCCTTACTCCGGAGTACCTTCCTGAAGGCTATGAATTCAATAATTCAATGGTCTACAACAACAGCCAATTTTCTCCTGAAAACCAGAGTTTTGAAACCGTTGAAATTACGTACACAAAAGACGAAGCCTTTATAAGTCTCGCAGAAACCGTCTCTACGAACCAGTCATCCGATTCTACAATTATGGATAGAGGTGAGGATATTCAGATTAACGGGATAGATGGAAAATATCTTTCGATGGGGAAAACGAAACTTTTAATGTGGAAGTTAGGAGAGGTAAATCTAAGTCTTTGCTCTTCCCTGGAAAAAGACGAAATGCTGAAAATCGCGGAATCAATTTCAGAAAAGGCATAA